In Micromonospora sp. LH3U1, one genomic interval encodes:
- a CDS encoding DUF4307 domain-containing protein, protein MTETHATISPSAPIFPAGRYGRRRASGGGRRRTLLAALVLLALVATLTVISVRLYRQYGDPVYDAQVITYTDITDNQVLVDFRVTVPPGGSALCVLRARDRAGAEVAREQVTVTAEPGDRHVTTRHRLTTTARPFIGEVMRCQPPS, encoded by the coding sequence GTGACCGAGACGCACGCCACAATTTCGCCAAGCGCGCCGATATTCCCGGCTGGCCGCTACGGCCGCCGCCGGGCATCCGGCGGAGGACGCCGTCGTACGCTGCTGGCCGCGCTGGTGCTGCTGGCGCTCGTGGCGACGCTGACCGTGATCTCGGTCCGGCTGTACCGCCAGTACGGCGACCCGGTCTACGACGCCCAAGTGATCACGTACACCGACATCACGGACAACCAGGTGCTCGTCGACTTCCGGGTGACCGTGCCGCCGGGCGGATCGGCGCTCTGCGTGCTGCGTGCCCGTGATCGCGCGGGCGCCGAGGTGGCCCGCGAACAGGTCACCGTGACCGCCGAGCCCGGCGACCGGCACGTCACGACCCGGCACCGCCTGACCACCACCGCGCGGCCGTTCATCGGCGAGGTCATGCGCTGCCAACCCCCGTCCTGA
- a CDS encoding putative bifunctional diguanylate cyclase/phosphodiesterase: MTSGPAGDPFDRLGVRGTPGPLLVLTAAVTLTAMVAAAVGLTLPARLPADDPLGGPARFGIAVAVLALAQLARLRFRSAAGMVSITWGEAALIVCLYLTPAGWLPSATLLGTGLAWTMLSLHNDRRPALEIVRIAASLAAASALAVSVTTALGRPLLAPPTPMLAVAVIAGSVTYLLVTAWLGGVTLGLRHGLPIGPPLLAALRGKLLMFVGNVAVGLVVVALLELDPRWLLLLPPLLWLLQQTYRYRLRSDQERRTWRAFAEATAALNQLDERGVASAAVTGALTLFNAELVDVDVARADGRWCRYRGDASGQLVDRETGPPDQSEPDEHELSRALSVGAAPVGRLRVRFPRSAPPSARERDAVAAFGDALAAALHDAATHRELRLVTARSSYEAVHDPLTGLVNRAAMLGKGDQSLRQLAHDHPVALLLLDINQFKEVNDTLGHAAGDQLLRLTANRLNALVRPGDLLGRLGGDEFALLLTAVPVLGDRAAPMAHALRQAREIAERLAAPTEVAGVRMSIEVSVGVVVANAGTADLTELLRRADIAMYQAKEGGGNVAAYDGTRDAASTDQLALLAELREALKVDDQLVLALQPAVDLATGAPTGVEALIRWQHPRRGWLSPADFIRPVENSEQLGTFTRYVLDKALGVAAGWAREGLDVPISVNLSARSLLDPRLPAEIADALRRHQVPPRRLVLEITETVVMSELEVIDEVLATLRSMGVQLAVDDFGTGFSSLTFLTRIAVDELKVDRSFVIRMADSPEAAAIVRTTVGLAHELGLRVVAEGVETAEQRMALAELGCTSAQGYHFFKPMPADKIGAVLGSLRDSAESNVFRLRADGAS, from the coding sequence ATGACCTCCGGCCCGGCCGGCGACCCGTTCGACCGGCTCGGGGTGCGTGGCACACCGGGCCCGCTGCTCGTGCTCACCGCCGCCGTCACGCTGACCGCCATGGTCGCCGCTGCGGTCGGGTTGACCCTCCCGGCCAGGCTCCCGGCCGACGACCCTCTCGGGGGTCCGGCCCGCTTCGGCATCGCTGTCGCTGTCCTCGCTCTGGCCCAGCTCGCCCGGCTACGGTTCCGCTCGGCCGCGGGCATGGTCAGCATCACGTGGGGCGAGGCGGCGCTGATCGTCTGCCTCTACCTGACGCCGGCCGGCTGGCTGCCGTCCGCCACGCTGCTCGGCACCGGGCTGGCCTGGACGATGCTGTCGCTGCACAACGACCGCCGTCCGGCGCTGGAGATCGTCCGGATCGCCGCGTCGCTGGCCGCCGCGTCGGCACTGGCCGTCTCCGTGACCACCGCGCTCGGGCGGCCACTGCTCGCCCCGCCCACCCCGATGCTGGCGGTGGCCGTGATCGCCGGCTCGGTGACGTACCTGCTGGTGACCGCCTGGTTGGGTGGGGTGACGCTGGGCCTGCGGCACGGGCTGCCGATCGGGCCGCCGCTGCTCGCCGCGCTGCGCGGCAAGCTCCTGATGTTCGTCGGCAACGTGGCGGTCGGCCTTGTGGTGGTCGCTCTGCTGGAGCTCGACCCGCGCTGGTTGCTGCTTCTACCGCCGCTGCTCTGGCTGTTGCAGCAGACCTACCGCTACCGGCTGCGCTCCGATCAGGAGCGCCGCACCTGGCGGGCGTTCGCCGAGGCCACGGCGGCCCTCAACCAGCTCGACGAGCGGGGCGTGGCCAGCGCCGCGGTCACCGGGGCGCTGACGCTGTTCAACGCCGAACTGGTGGACGTCGACGTGGCTCGGGCTGACGGCCGGTGGTGCCGATACCGGGGCGACGCCAGCGGTCAGCTGGTCGACCGTGAGACGGGCCCACCGGACCAGTCGGAGCCGGACGAGCACGAGCTGAGCCGGGCACTGTCGGTCGGTGCGGCACCGGTCGGTCGGCTGCGGGTCCGGTTCCCCCGCTCGGCCCCGCCCAGCGCCCGGGAACGCGACGCGGTGGCCGCGTTCGGCGACGCGCTCGCTGCCGCGTTGCACGACGCGGCAACTCACCGCGAGCTGCGGCTGGTCACCGCCCGCTCGTCGTACGAGGCGGTGCACGACCCGCTCACCGGTCTGGTCAACCGGGCGGCGATGCTCGGCAAGGGCGATCAGTCGTTGCGGCAGCTCGCGCACGATCACCCGGTGGCGTTGCTGCTGCTGGACATCAACCAGTTCAAGGAAGTCAACGACACCCTCGGCCACGCTGCGGGCGACCAGCTGCTGCGGCTGACCGCGAACCGGCTCAACGCGCTGGTCCGCCCTGGCGACCTGCTCGGCCGGCTCGGCGGCGACGAGTTCGCCCTGCTGCTCACCGCGGTGCCGGTGCTCGGCGACCGCGCCGCCCCGATGGCTCACGCGTTGCGCCAGGCCCGCGAGATCGCCGAGCGGCTGGCCGCGCCGACCGAGGTCGCCGGCGTACGGATGTCGATCGAGGTCTCCGTCGGAGTGGTGGTGGCCAACGCCGGCACCGCCGACCTGACCGAGCTGCTGCGCAGGGCCGACATCGCCATGTACCAGGCCAAGGAGGGCGGCGGCAACGTCGCCGCGTACGACGGCACCCGGGACGCGGCCAGCACCGACCAGCTCGCCCTGCTGGCCGAGCTACGCGAGGCGTTGAAGGTCGACGATCAGCTGGTGCTGGCGTTGCAGCCGGCGGTCGACCTCGCTACGGGTGCGCCCACCGGCGTGGAGGCGCTGATCCGCTGGCAGCACCCCCGGCGGGGGTGGCTGAGCCCGGCCGACTTCATCCGGCCGGTGGAAAACAGCGAGCAGCTCGGCACCTTCACCCGCTACGTGCTGGACAAGGCGCTCGGCGTGGCCGCCGGCTGGGCCCGCGAAGGGTTGGACGTCCCGATCTCGGTCAACCTGTCGGCGCGCAGCCTCCTCGACCCCCGGCTGCCGGCGGAGATCGCCGACGCGCTGCGCCGCCATCAGGTGCCACCGCGCCGGCTCGTCCTGGAGATCACCGAGACGGTGGTGATGAGTGAGCTGGAGGTCATCGACGAGGTGCTGGCCACCCTCCGGTCGATGGGCGTGCAGCTCGCGGTCGACGACTTCGGCACGGGCTTCTCCTCGTTGACCTTCCTCACCCGGATCGCGGTCGACGAGTTGAAGGTGGACCGCTCGTTCGTGATCCGGATGGCCGACTCGCCGGAGGCCGCGGCGATCGTACGGACGACCGTGGGCCTCGCCCACGAGCTGGGGCTGCGCGTGGTCGCCGAAGGCGTGGAGACCGCCGAGCAGCGGATGGCCCTGGCCGAGCTGGGGTGCACCTCCGCACAGGGCTACCACTTCTTCAAGCCGATGCCGGCGGACAAGATCGGCGCGGTGCTGGGGTCGCTGCGCGACTCGGCGGAGTCGAACGTGTTCCGGCTGCGCGCCGACGGCGCCTCCTGA
- the ilvA gene encoding threonine ammonia-lyase, with amino-acid sequence MTELVGLDDVRAARELLAGVIRTTPLEPSRPLSAALGGPTWLKCENVQRAGSYKVRGAYVRISRLSAAERERGVVAASAGNHAQGVALAAGLVGTHATVFMPVNAPLPKVAATKGYGAQIELVGNTVDESLVAAHTYAERTGAVLIHPFDHFDVIAGQGTVALEILEQCPEVKTIITGVGGGGLISGMAVAVKALRPDVRIIGVQAAGAAAFPPSLLAGEPVRLPAFSTIADGIAVGRPGEITFSHVRKLVDEIVTVSEEDISRALLMLLERGKQVVEPAGAVGVAALLAGVVEVETPVVAVLSGGNIDPLLMMRVIEHGLAAAGRYLRVTVRCSDRPGQLASLLSQIAEHRANVVDVEHQRANPHLSLGEVEVALSVETRGVEHSDTLISALRASGYQVVFAAEA; translated from the coding sequence ATGACGGAACTGGTCGGTCTCGACGACGTGCGGGCTGCACGGGAACTGCTCGCTGGCGTCATCCGGACCACCCCGCTGGAGCCCTCCCGTCCGCTGAGCGCGGCGCTGGGCGGGCCGACCTGGCTCAAGTGCGAGAACGTGCAGCGCGCCGGCTCGTACAAGGTGCGGGGCGCGTACGTGCGGATCTCCCGGTTGTCGGCGGCGGAGCGGGAGCGCGGCGTGGTCGCGGCGAGCGCGGGCAACCACGCGCAGGGTGTGGCCCTCGCCGCCGGCTTGGTCGGCACGCACGCCACCGTGTTCATGCCGGTCAACGCGCCGCTGCCGAAGGTTGCCGCCACCAAGGGGTACGGCGCGCAGATCGAGTTGGTCGGCAACACCGTCGACGAGTCGCTGGTCGCCGCGCACACGTACGCCGAGCGCACCGGCGCGGTGCTGATCCACCCGTTCGACCACTTCGATGTGATCGCCGGTCAGGGCACAGTGGCCCTGGAGATCCTCGAACAGTGCCCCGAGGTCAAGACGATCATCACCGGGGTGGGTGGCGGCGGTCTGATCTCGGGCATGGCGGTGGCCGTGAAGGCATTGCGGCCGGACGTCCGGATCATCGGCGTCCAGGCGGCCGGGGCTGCGGCGTTCCCGCCCTCGCTGCTGGCCGGGGAGCCGGTCCGGCTGCCCGCCTTCTCCACCATCGCCGACGGCATCGCGGTCGGCCGGCCGGGGGAGATCACCTTCAGCCACGTGCGCAAGCTGGTCGACGAGATCGTCACGGTCTCCGAGGAGGACATCTCCCGGGCGCTGTTGATGCTGCTGGAGCGCGGTAAGCAGGTGGTCGAGCCGGCCGGCGCGGTCGGCGTCGCCGCGTTGCTGGCGGGCGTGGTCGAGGTGGAGACGCCGGTGGTGGCGGTGCTTTCCGGCGGCAACATCGACCCGTTGCTGATGATGCGGGTGATCGAGCACGGGCTGGCCGCCGCAGGTCGCTATCTGCGGGTGACCGTGCGCTGCTCGGACCGGCCGGGGCAACTCGCGTCGCTGCTCAGCCAGATCGCCGAGCACCGGGCCAACGTGGTGGACGTGGAACACCAGCGAGCCAACCCGCACCTCAGCCTCGGCGAGGTGGAGGTCGCGCTGTCGGTGGAGACCCGGGGCGTGGAGCACTCGGACACGCTCATCAGCGCGTTGCGGGCCAGCGGCTACCAGGTGGTCTTCGCCGCCGAGGCGTGA
- the mca gene encoding mycothiol conjugate amidase Mca has protein sequence MAEQLRLMAVHAHPDDESSKGAATTAKYVAQGVDVLVVTCTGGERGSVLNPKLDRPDVWANIADIRRAEMDAARAILGVDQAWLGFVDSGLPEGDPLPPLPEGCFALQDVEVAAGPLVRLMREFRPHVVTTYDEEGGYPHPDHIMCHKVTVAAFEAAGDPERYPELGAPWQPLKLYYDIGFSKAKIMALHEGMLAAGLESPYEEWLKRWEDRPDKGPRVTTRVECAEYFPVRDDALRAHATQVDPDGFWFHVPMDLQRRAWPTEDYELARSVVDSPLPESDLFAGVRETAHAR, from the coding sequence TTGGCAGAGCAACTGCGTCTCATGGCCGTGCACGCGCACCCGGACGACGAGTCGAGCAAGGGCGCGGCGACGACGGCGAAGTATGTCGCACAGGGGGTGGATGTCCTGGTCGTGACGTGCACCGGCGGCGAGCGCGGAAGCGTGCTCAACCCCAAACTCGACCGGCCCGACGTGTGGGCCAACATCGCCGACATCCGGCGCGCCGAGATGGACGCCGCGCGGGCGATCCTCGGCGTCGATCAGGCCTGGCTCGGCTTCGTCGACTCGGGCCTTCCCGAGGGCGATCCGCTGCCGCCGCTGCCGGAGGGCTGTTTCGCCCTGCAGGACGTCGAGGTGGCCGCCGGCCCGCTGGTGCGGCTGATGCGCGAGTTCCGTCCGCACGTGGTGACCACGTACGACGAAGAGGGCGGCTACCCGCACCCGGACCACATCATGTGCCACAAGGTCACCGTGGCTGCGTTCGAGGCCGCCGGTGACCCGGAGCGTTACCCGGAGCTGGGCGCACCCTGGCAGCCCCTGAAGCTCTACTACGACATCGGCTTCTCCAAGGCCAAGATCATGGCCCTGCACGAGGGCATGCTGGCCGCGGGTCTGGAGTCGCCCTACGAGGAGTGGCTCAAGCGGTGGGAGGATCGGCCGGACAAGGGCCCGCGGGTCACCACGCGGGTGGAGTGCGCCGAATACTTCCCGGTCCGCGACGACGCGCTGCGCGCCCACGCCACCCAGGTCGACCCGGACGGCTTCTGGTTCCACGTTCCTATGGACCTGCAGCGGCGTGCCTGGCCGACCGAGGATTACGAGCTGGCCCGCTCGGTGGTCGACAGCCCGCTGCCCGAGTCCGATCTCTTCGCGGGGGTGCGGGAGACGGCGCACGCACGCTGA
- a CDS encoding thioredoxin domain-containing protein → MNRLVDATSPYLLQHADNPVDWWPWSDEAFAEAKRRDVPVLISVGYAACHWCHVMAHESFENEQVGALMNDNFVSIKVDREERPDVDAVYMTATQAMTGQGGWPMTVFAAPDGTPFFCGTYFPRANFVQLLQSVATAWREQRDAVLRQGAAVVEAIGGAQAVGGPTAPLDATLLDAAAGKLASEYDATNGGFGGAPKFPPHMNLLFLLRHHQRTGDPGSLEITRHTAEAMARGGIYDQLAGGFARYSVDAHWTVPHFEKMLYDNALLLRVYTQLWRLTGDPLARRVARDTARFLSDELHRPGAGFASALDADTEGVEGLTYAWTPAQLVEALGEEDGRFAADLFTVTEEGTFEHGASVLRLARDVDDAAPEVRARWQQAVGGLLAARDTRPQPALDDKVVAAWNGLAITAIAEFQQVAALYASPQDHDANLMDGVTIVADGAMRDAAEHLATVHLVDGRLRRVSRDGKVGEPAGVLEDYGCVAEAFCALHQLTGEGRWLTLAGGLLDTALAHFAAPGGAFYDTADDAERLVARPADPTDNATPSGRSALIAGLVAYSALTGETRYREAAEAALATVAPIVGQHPRFAGYAAMVGEALLSGPYEIAVVTDDPAGDPLVAAARRHAPPGAVVVAGRPDQPGVPLLADRPLVDGRSAAYVCRGFVCQRPVTSVEELLAELG, encoded by the coding sequence GTGAACCGACTCGTCGACGCCACCAGCCCGTACCTGCTCCAGCACGCTGACAACCCGGTCGACTGGTGGCCCTGGTCGGACGAGGCGTTCGCCGAGGCGAAACGGCGGGACGTTCCGGTACTCATCTCGGTGGGCTACGCCGCCTGCCACTGGTGCCACGTCATGGCGCACGAGTCGTTCGAGAACGAGCAGGTCGGCGCCCTGATGAACGACAACTTCGTGTCGATCAAGGTGGATCGTGAGGAGCGCCCGGACGTGGACGCGGTCTACATGACCGCGACCCAGGCGATGACCGGCCAGGGTGGCTGGCCGATGACCGTCTTCGCCGCCCCGGATGGCACGCCGTTCTTCTGCGGCACCTATTTCCCACGGGCCAACTTCGTCCAGTTGCTCCAGTCGGTCGCCACCGCCTGGCGGGAGCAGCGCGACGCGGTGCTGCGCCAGGGTGCCGCGGTGGTCGAGGCGATCGGCGGCGCACAGGCCGTGGGTGGCCCCACCGCCCCGCTGGACGCCACGCTGCTCGACGCGGCGGCCGGCAAGCTGGCCAGCGAGTACGACGCGACGAACGGCGGCTTCGGCGGCGCCCCGAAGTTTCCACCGCACATGAATCTGCTCTTCCTGCTGCGTCACCACCAGCGCACCGGAGACCCGGGCAGCCTGGAGATCACCCGGCACACCGCCGAGGCGATGGCCCGTGGCGGCATCTACGACCAGCTCGCCGGCGGCTTCGCCCGGTACTCGGTGGACGCGCACTGGACGGTGCCGCACTTCGAGAAGATGCTCTACGACAACGCGCTGCTGCTGCGGGTCTACACCCAGCTGTGGCGGCTCACCGGTGACCCGCTGGCCCGCCGGGTGGCTCGGGACACCGCCCGGTTCCTCTCCGACGAGCTGCACCGGCCAGGGGCGGGTTTCGCGTCCGCTCTGGACGCCGACACCGAGGGCGTCGAGGGGCTCACCTACGCGTGGACGCCCGCCCAACTCGTCGAGGCGCTGGGCGAGGAGGACGGCAGGTTCGCCGCCGACCTGTTCACCGTCACCGAAGAGGGCACCTTCGAGCACGGCGCGAGCGTGCTGCGGCTCGCCCGGGACGTCGACGACGCCGCGCCCGAGGTCCGCGCCCGCTGGCAGCAGGCGGTGGGAGGGCTGCTCGCGGCACGGGACACCCGCCCGCAGCCGGCCCTCGACGACAAGGTGGTGGCCGCCTGGAACGGCCTCGCGATCACCGCGATCGCCGAGTTCCAGCAGGTCGCCGCACTGTACGCGTCCCCGCAGGACCATGATGCCAACCTGATGGACGGCGTGACCATCGTCGCCGACGGTGCGATGCGCGACGCCGCCGAGCACCTGGCCACCGTGCACCTGGTGGACGGCCGACTGCGTCGGGTCTCCCGGGATGGCAAGGTCGGCGAGCCGGCCGGCGTGCTGGAGGACTACGGCTGTGTGGCCGAGGCATTCTGCGCGCTGCACCAGCTCACCGGCGAGGGTCGCTGGCTCACGCTGGCCGGTGGGCTGCTGGACACCGCGTTGGCGCACTTCGCCGCGCCCGGTGGCGCCTTCTACGACACCGCCGACGACGCGGAGCGGCTGGTCGCCCGGCCGGCTGACCCCACCGACAATGCCACCCCGTCCGGCCGGTCGGCGTTGATCGCCGGGCTGGTGGCGTACTCGGCGCTGACCGGGGAGACGCGCTACCGGGAGGCCGCCGAGGCGGCGCTCGCCACGGTCGCGCCGATCGTCGGGCAACACCCCCGATTCGCCGGGTACGCGGCCATGGTCGGCGAGGCGTTGCTCTCGGGGCCGTACGAGATCGCCGTGGTGACCGACGACCCGGCGGGCGACCCCCTGGTGGCCGCAGCACGGCGGCACGCCCCGCCCGGGGCGGTGGTCGTCGCCGGGCGTCCGGACCAGCCCGGTGTGCCGCTGCTCGCCGACCGGCCGCTGGTCGACGGGCGGTCCGCCGCGTACGTCTGCCGGGGGTTCGTCTGCCAGCGGCCGGTCACCTCCGTCGAGGAGTTGCTCGCCGAGCTCGGCTGA
- a CDS encoding DUF4328 domain-containing protein, with product MRCQTCGDATSPEDNECQRCYTPLGQPAVTPGLPTYSVRGIGLAARIAVGATAVLYLVVALAPLVGSVMARQARADGDRDLLAVAVVIEALLALPMVAAYLTAAVLVIIWTWRTRKNIEAFPGALTTLGAGWAIAGWLVPFANLVVPARVVANVARDSLHRRFTPDLVYVWWAAWLVFSLGERLVSRLDSRAYDRLPEIPFTDAGYQAYIDYYRDSLLRNTVPAVACVIAGVALIVLIQRISAAQEARIARALPAWPTGPVWPSAPVWPSVEGGPGGEARSTPVP from the coding sequence ATGCGCTGCCAGACCTGTGGGGACGCCACGTCCCCCGAGGACAACGAATGCCAGCGGTGCTACACGCCGCTCGGCCAGCCTGCCGTCACTCCGGGGCTGCCGACCTACTCGGTACGCGGCATCGGCCTGGCTGCCCGCATCGCGGTCGGCGCGACAGCGGTGCTGTACCTCGTAGTGGCACTCGCTCCGCTGGTGGGGTCGGTGATGGCCCGGCAGGCGAGGGCCGACGGTGACCGGGATCTGCTGGCCGTCGCGGTGGTCATCGAGGCGCTGCTGGCGCTGCCCATGGTGGCCGCGTACCTCACTGCCGCCGTGCTGGTGATCATCTGGACGTGGCGGACGCGGAAGAACATCGAGGCGTTCCCGGGTGCGCTGACGACGCTCGGGGCCGGTTGGGCGATCGCCGGCTGGCTGGTTCCGTTCGCCAACCTGGTGGTGCCGGCCCGTGTGGTGGCCAACGTGGCCCGCGACAGCCTCCATCGGCGGTTCACGCCGGATCTGGTGTACGTCTGGTGGGCCGCGTGGTTGGTGTTCAGCCTGGGCGAGCGGCTGGTCAGCCGCCTCGACAGCCGGGCGTACGACAGGCTGCCGGAGATCCCCTTCACCGATGCCGGGTACCAGGCGTACATCGACTACTACCGGGACTCGCTCCTCCGCAACACCGTGCCCGCTGTGGCCTGCGTGATCGCCGGGGTAGCGCTGATCGTGCTGATCCAGCGGATCTCCGCCGCGCAGGAGGCCCGTATCGCCCGCGCGCTGCCAGCGTGGCCGACCGGCCCGGTCTGGCCGTCCGCCCCGGTCTGGCCGTCCGTTGAGGGTGGTCCGGGCGGGGAGGCGCGATCCACTCCGGTTCCTTGA
- the greA gene encoding transcription elongation factor GreA — protein sequence MSTGNEAPATWLSQDAHDRLQAELDEHIANRPAIAAEINARREEGDLKENGGYHAAREEQGKAEGRIRYLQELLRTAKVGEAPTADVVSPGMVVTIYFDDDTDDTETFLLGSREIAATTDLTVYSPESALGKAILGGRPGQTCTYTAPSGADIKVTVVSFEPFSG from the coding sequence GTGTCCACTGGCAACGAGGCGCCCGCCACCTGGCTGTCGCAGGACGCGCACGACCGCCTCCAGGCTGAGCTCGACGAGCACATCGCCAACCGTCCGGCGATCGCCGCCGAAATCAACGCTCGGCGCGAAGAGGGCGACCTGAAGGAGAACGGTGGCTACCACGCCGCCCGCGAGGAGCAGGGCAAGGCCGAGGGTCGCATCCGATACCTGCAGGAGCTGCTGCGCACCGCGAAGGTCGGCGAGGCGCCGACGGCGGACGTGGTGTCGCCCGGCATGGTCGTGACGATCTACTTCGACGACGACACCGACGACACCGAGACCTTCCTGCTCGGCTCGCGGGAGATCGCGGCCACCACCGACCTGACGGTCTACAGCCCCGAGTCAGCGCTCGGCAAGGCGATCCTGGGCGGCCGGCCCGGTCAGACCTGCACCTACACGGCACCGAGCGGCGCCGACATCAAGGTGACCGTGGTCAGCTTCGAGCCGTTCTCCGGCTGA
- the purE gene encoding 5-(carboxyamino)imidazole ribonucleotide mutase codes for MSMVGLIMGSDSDWPTMRAAAEVLDDFGVAYEVRVISAHRTPVAMIEYGRGAADRGLKVIIAGAGGAAALPGMVASVTPLPVIGVPVPLKHLDGMDSLLSIVQMPAGVPVATVSIGNARNAGLLAVRILGANDENLRAKMTTYQQDLEKLVATKEAALQATLQ; via the coding sequence GTGAGCATGGTCGGGCTGATCATGGGTAGCGACTCGGACTGGCCGACCATGCGGGCGGCCGCCGAGGTGTTGGATGACTTCGGCGTGGCGTACGAGGTGCGGGTGATCTCGGCGCATCGGACTCCGGTCGCCATGATCGAGTACGGGCGCGGCGCCGCCGACCGGGGCCTGAAGGTGATCATCGCTGGGGCCGGCGGTGCTGCGGCACTGCCGGGCATGGTCGCCTCGGTGACGCCGTTGCCGGTGATCGGTGTGCCGGTGCCGCTGAAGCACCTCGACGGCATGGACTCGCTGCTGTCCATCGTGCAGATGCCGGCCGGGGTTCCGGTCGCCACCGTGTCGATCGGCAACGCCCGTAACGCCGGCCTGCTCGCCGTACGGATCCTCGGCGCCAACGACGAGAACCTCCGCGCCAAGATGACGACCTACCAGCAGGACCTGGAAAAGCTGGTAGCCACAAAAGAAGCAGCCCTCCAAGCAACCCTCCAGTAA
- a CDS encoding 5-(carboxyamino)imidazole ribonucleotide synthase yields MDSRTGLPVVGMVGGGQLARMTHQAAIALGQSLRVLATAPDDGAALVAADVQYGDHTDLAALRTFAKGCDVVTFDHEHVPSEHIRTLAAEGVTLYPPADALLHAQDKQVMRERLTELGAPNPAWRPVGEPADLVGFGEQVGWPVVLKAARGGYDGRGVWMVDDAAQAAELAATLLANGTRLIVEERVPLRRELAVQVARSPFGQVAAYPVVETVQRDGINVEVLAPAPGLDEELAVAAQQLAIDLATALGVIGLLAVELFEVRDDAGRPAIVVNELAMRPHNSGHWTIEGARTSQFEQHLRAVLDYPMGDTALTAPVVVMANVLGGEPGGMSIDERLHHLFAAEPGAKVHLYGKQVRPGRKIGHVTVLGDDLDDVRARAARAARWLREGHE; encoded by the coding sequence ATGGATTCCCGTACCGGTCTGCCTGTTGTCGGCATGGTGGGTGGCGGCCAGTTGGCCCGAATGACCCATCAGGCCGCGATCGCCCTCGGCCAGTCACTGCGTGTGCTCGCGACCGCCCCCGACGACGGTGCGGCGCTTGTCGCCGCCGACGTCCAGTACGGCGACCACACCGACCTGGCCGCCCTGCGTACCTTCGCCAAGGGCTGCGACGTCGTCACCTTCGACCACGAGCATGTGCCCTCCGAGCACATCCGCACGCTGGCGGCGGAAGGGGTGACCCTGTACCCGCCGGCCGACGCGCTGCTGCACGCCCAGGACAAGCAGGTCATGCGGGAACGCCTGACCGAGCTGGGTGCGCCCAACCCGGCGTGGCGGCCGGTCGGCGAGCCCGCCGACCTGGTCGGCTTCGGCGAGCAGGTCGGTTGGCCGGTGGTGCTCAAGGCGGCGCGGGGTGGCTACGACGGCCGGGGCGTCTGGATGGTCGACGACGCCGCCCAGGCCGCCGAGCTGGCCGCCACGCTGCTCGCCAACGGCACCCGGCTGATCGTCGAGGAGCGGGTGCCGTTGCGCCGGGAGTTGGCCGTGCAGGTGGCCCGGTCGCCGTTCGGTCAGGTGGCCGCGTACCCGGTGGTCGAGACGGTGCAGCGGGACGGCATCAACGTGGAGGTGCTGGCCCCGGCGCCCGGCCTGGACGAGGAACTGGCGGTCGCCGCCCAGCAACTCGCCATCGACCTGGCCACCGCGCTCGGGGTGATCGGCCTGCTGGCCGTCGAGCTGTTCGAGGTGCGCGACGACGCCGGCCGGCCCGCGATCGTGGTCAACGAGCTGGCGATGCGCCCACACAACTCCGGGCACTGGACCATCGAAGGTGCCCGGACCTCGCAGTTCGAGCAGCACCTGCGGGCAGTGCTGGACTACCCGATGGGCGACACCGCGCTGACCGCGCCGGTAGTGGTGATGGCCAACGTGCTGGGCGGCGAGCCGGGTGGCATGTCGATCGACGAGCGGCTGCACCACCTCTTCGCCGCCGAGCCGGGTGCCAAGGTGCACCTCTACGGCAAGCAGGTGCGACCCGGTCGGAAGATCGGGCACGTCACGGTGCTCGGCGACGACCTGGATGACGTACGGGCGCGGGCCGCGCGGGCCGCACGCTGGCTGCGCGAGGGGCACGAGTGA